One genomic region from Rutidosis leptorrhynchoides isolate AG116_Rl617_1_P2 unplaced genomic scaffold, CSIRO_AGI_Rlap_v1 contig203, whole genome shotgun sequence encodes:
- the LOC139881856 gene encoding uncharacterized protein, whose protein sequence is MGLLSWFSGSPKAQPESTDKPNLAMTAVDSQTPAPGMNGAIEVPRAENITVFEFGSVAATGDKVTLAGFCPVSDDLEPCRWQILPASGSEAPQFRVVF, encoded by the coding sequence ATGGGTCTTCTTTCTTGGTTCAGTGGCAGTCCCAAAGCTCAACCGGAATCTACCGATAAACCCAATCTAGCTATGACCGCCGTCGATTCCCAAACCCCGGCCCCCGGCATGAACGGCGCTATCGAGGTTCCTCGAGCCGAGAATATCACAGTGTTTGAGTTTGGATCGGTTGCCGCCACCGGCGATAAGGTTACCTTAGCTGGTTTCTGCCCCGTTTCCGATGACCTCGAGCCTTGCCGCTGGCAGATCCTCCCGGCGAGTGGTAGCGAAGCGCCTCAATTTCGCGTCGTCTTTTAA
- the LOC139881847 gene encoding phosphoacetylglucosamine mutase-like yields the protein MKEEQKSLILKISSQYPPPQGVKLSYGTAGFREDASILVSTVYRVGILAALRSLKTQSVIGLMITASHNKVNDNGVKIADPSGGMLTQDWEPFADRLANAQDPQNLIELIVEFVEKENIPLHWDGMRSAEILLGRDTRPSGESLLQAAKQGIDSIIGAVSVDMGIVTTPQLHWMVRARNQGMKATEFDYFQQISDSFRCFMGLIPTKSDQVSEGADKLIVDCANGVGGEKLIALKKMLNGKAMEVRNSGLEGEGELNERVGADFVQKEKVVPLGFGTEDVGISILLSELRCASLDGDADRLVYFTVASNNTSRIDLVDGDKMLSLFAIFIKDQIGILKGEGAKKTTNNYEPRLGVVQTAYANGASTDYLKNLGLEVVLTPTGVKYLHEKAAQYDIGIYFEANGHGTILFSQSFLSWLEAENKELSSTSKGSEEQKAALRLLAVTKLINQAVGDALSGLLMVEAILKHMGWSIHKWSELYQDLPSRMLKVIVKDRTAVVTTNAETEVVKPTGIQDAINAEIAKCSRGRSFIRPSGTEDIIRVYAEASTQEAADSLANSVAKLVDQFLNS from the exons ATGAAGGAAGAACAAAAATCGCTCATCCTCAAGATCTCTTCTCAATATCCACCTCCTCAAG GAGTGAAGCTGTCATATGGGACAGCAGGGTTCAGGGAAGATGCCTCTATCCTTGTATCTACTGTTTACCGAGTTGGGATATTAGCAGCACTCCGATCATTGAAAACCCAGTCTGTGATTGGATTGATGATCACTGCATCTCATAACAAAGTTAATGACAATGGAGTCAAAATCGCTGATCCAAGTGGTGGTATGCTCACTCAGGATTGGGAACCATTCGCTGATCGTCTTGCCAATGCTCAGGATCCCCAAAATTTAATTGAG TTGATAGTGGAGTTCGTTGAGAAGGAAAATATTCCACTTCATTGGGATGGAATGCGGTCAGCTGAGATATTGTTGGGTAGAGATACAAGGCCTAGTGGTGAATCACTCCTTCAAGCAGCTAAACAG GGAATTGATTCAATCATTGGAGCAGTCTCTGTTGATATGGGAATAGTAACAACTCCACAGCTGCACTGGATGGTTCGTGCTAGAAACCAGGGCATGAAAGCAACTGAATTTGATTACTTTCAACAGATTTCAGATTCATTCAG GTGCTTTATGGGTTTAATCCCGACGAAAAGTGACCAGGTCAGTGAGGGAGCTGACAAATTGATTGTCGATTGTGCTAATGGAGTGGGTGGAGAGAAACTAATTGCCTTGAAGAAAATGCTGAATGGTAAAGCAATGGAGGTCCGTAATTCTGGACTTGAAGGAGAAGGTGAACTTAACGAAAGAGTTGGTGCTGATTTTGTGCAGAAGGAAAAGGTCGTTCCTCTAGGATTTGGTACTGAGGATGTGGGAATTTCTATACTTCTTTCTGAGTTAAG GTGTGCTAGTTTGGATGGAGATGCTGATAGACTTGTATATTTTACTGTGGCATCAAATAATACCAGCAGGATTGACCTTGTTGATGGGGACAAGATGCTATCTCTATTTGCTATATTCATTAAGGATCAAATAGGTATTCTCAAAGGGGAGGGAGCCAAAAAAACAACTAATAATTATGAACCTCGTCTTGGTGTTGTACAGACAGCATATGCAAATGGAGCATCAACGGATTACCTTAAAAATTTGGGCTTAGAAGTCGTGCTTACTCCAACGGGAGTGAAATATTTGCATGAGAAAGCAGCTCAATATGATATAGGAATCTATTTCGAGGCCAATGGTCATGGCACTATCCTGTTCTCACAATCCTTCTTATCTTGGTTAGAGGCTGAAAATAAAGAGCTTTCATCCACATCTAAAG GTTCTGAAGAGCAAAAGGCTGCTTTGAGGCTATTGGCCGTGACTAAGCTAATAAACCAAGCTGTTGGTGATGCTTTAAGTGGTTTGCTCATGGTGGAAGCCATATTGAAACATATGGGTTGGTCAATACACAAGTGGAGCGAGCTCTATCAAGATCTACCCAGTAGGATGCTAAAG GTTATAGTAAAAGACAGAACTGCAGTTGTCACAACTAATGCAGAAACCGAGGTTGTAAAGCCAACTGGTATTCAAGATGCAATCAATGCTGAAATTG CAAAATGCAGCCGAGGCCGATCGTTTATACGACCATCTGGTACAGAGGACATCATTCGTGTATACGCAGAGGCATCAACACAGGAAGCAGCCGATAGCCTTGCCAACTCTGTAGCAAAACTTGTTGACCAGTTTCTCAACTCTTAA
- the LOC139881848 gene encoding uncharacterized protein — translation MEPANKRKRPKSKSTSTTSSSSLVIPEPPQSLFPSKAEFLRVIAVLAIASSVAFACNFLYAVFNSAPKPFCDSDIDYSLSDFCEPCPSSGVCHEGKLDCFDGYRKQGNLCIEDGDISQTAKKLSEKIESRLCEAYAKFLCDGDGTVWVSENDVWNDIGGEMLSKNFGSDNSMDPYAKKKTMETIDRILETRISPNGIKELKCPYSLGEHYKPYTCHIQQWISQNVLIIVPVCALLLGCALLIRKVRQRRNLSVRVEGLYHQVCEILEENALASRDINGGCEPWIIASRLRDHLLLPKERKDHLLWKKVEDLVKEDSRVDQYPKLVKGESRVVWEWQVEGSLSSSAKRKKKETNMFLSSEHMGVNFDQRHHQTSKKAGGDFKTPDWWQLIP, via the exons ATGGAACCAGCAAACAAG AGAAAGCGGCCAAAATCCAAGTCAACTTCCACGACTTCTTCTTCTTCCCTCGTCATACCTGAGCCGCCCCAAAGCTTGTTCCCTTCCAAAGCCGAGTTCTTAAGAGTCATTGCAGTCCTCGCCATCGCTTCTTCAGTCGCTTTTGCCTGCAACTTCTTATACGCCGTTTTCAATTCCGCTCCTAAACCCTTTTGTGATTCTGACATTGATTACTCTCTCTCAG ATTTTTGTGAGCCTTGTCCAAGTAGTGGAGTGTGTCATGAAGGCAAGTTGGACTGCTTTGATGGCTACAGAAAGCAGGGTAATTTATGCATTGAAGATGGAGATATTAGCCAAACAGCTAAGAAACTT TCAGAGAAGATAGAAAGTCGTCTCTGTGAAGCATATGCAAAGTTTTTATGTGATGGAGATGGAACAGTATGG GTTTCTGAGAATGATGTATGGAACGATATTGGTGGTGAAATGCTAAGCAAGAATTTTGGGTCAGACAATTCCATGGACCCTTATGCAAAGAAAAAGACAATGGAAACCATTGACAGGATACTGGAGACAAGGATTTCTCCCAATGG GATTAAGGAATTAAAGTGTCCATACTCACTTGGAGAACATTACAAACCATATACCTGCCACATTCAGCAATGGATCTCCCAGAATGTTCTTATAATTGTACCTGTTTGTGCATTGTTA CTGGGATGCGCTTTGTTAATAAGGAAAGTCCGTCAGAGAAGGAACTTATCAGTTAGAGTTGAAGGTCTATATCACCAG GTATGTGAAATACTTGAGGAAAATGCCTTGGCTTCACGTGATATAAATGGTGGTTGTGAACCTTGGATAATTGCCTCCCGGTTGCGAGATCATCTTCTTTTGCCCAAAGAAAGGAAGGATCATTTATTGTGGAAGAAG GTTGAGGATTTAGTGAAGGAAGATTCTCGTGTAGATCAGTATCCAAAGCTGGTGAAGGGTGAATCTAGAGTGGTGTGGGAATGGCAAG TTGAAGGTTCTTTAAGCTCCTCAGCAAAGAGAAAAAAGAAGGAGACGAACATGTTCCTGTCTTCCGAGCACATGGGAGTAAATTTTGATCAAAGGCATCATCAAACATCGAAGAAGGCTGGTGGTGATTTCAAG ACACCAGATTGGTGGCAGTTAATACCATGA
- the LOC139881846 gene encoding pentatricopeptide repeat-containing protein At1g32415, mitochondrial produces the protein MRAIRLFKPFAALSLPKASSHNHRQLLHVRSFQSYKSHNVKFNFDDSQLLRCLSNRNLKDARYLLDKMVERDFDYPVVLWTSLLTKYSRAGYIDESKFLFDIMPERNIVTYNAMLSAFVQCRRLSEAIQIFGDMRERNVVSWTSMLSGLADAGRMCEARRLFDDMPQRNVVSWNSLVVGLIRNGDLEEARQMFDAMPERNVISGNAMISGYVEDCNMDEARLLFDGMEVKNVVTWTSMIAGYCRTGKIAEAYSFFQRMPEKNVVSWTAMIGGFTWNDFYADALSLFLKMKRNQNIKPNGETFVSLIYACAGMKFPFLGKQLHAQLIVSDMECGDYDGRLSRSLIHMYSSFGNMDFACYILNRNCHKCIVQSYNSMINGYIQIGKLEEAENLFDVMPVRDKVSWTSMVDGYFSVGKVSKGCYLFNKMPDKDSIAWTVIISGHVQNELFQEAISLFKEMCYHGFNPLNSTFSVLLGASGALADMDKGKQLHCMLMKTLNEKTDLIISNSLISMYAKCGVIEDAYKIFSSMVNRDLISWNSMIMGFSYHGLAKESLIVFDAMLESGALPNNVTFLGLLSACGHAGLVDRGWELFDSMRNVYGIEPGVEHYVSMINILGRAGKVKEAEEFVLRLPFEPDRTIWGALLGVCGIGERNNEVASMAAKSLLELDPMNAPAHVALCNMYAASGRRVEEENLREEMRIKDVKKKVPGFSWITLNGRSLLFLSGLEPSSLHRLFFLSEQSLPA, from the exons ATGCGCGCCATAAGGTTATTCAAACCTTTCGCCGCCCTCTCGCTTCCCAAGGCCTCATCTCACAACCACCGTCAACTCCTCCATGTCCGTTCCTTTCAATCCTACAAATCCCATAACGTAAAGTTCAATTTTGATGACTCCCAACTTCTCCGCTGTCTTTCCAACCGGAATCTCAAGGATGCACGCTATTTGCTCGACAAAATGGTTGAAAGAGACTTTGACTACCCTGTTGTTCTATGGACTTCATTGCTCACTAAATACTCCCGAGCTGGATACATTGATGAatccaaatttctctttgacatcatGCCAGAGAGAAATATCGTTACATATAACGCCATGTTATCTGCGTTTGTGCAGTGTCGGAGATTGAGTGAGGCAATACAGATTTTTGGTGATATGCGGGAAAGGAATGTGGTATCTTGGACTTCAATGCTTTCTGGCTTGGCAGATGCAGGGAGGATGTGTGAGGCAAGGAGATTATTTGACGATATGCCGCAGCGCAATGTAGTGTCATGGAATTCATTGGTTGTTGGGTTGATTCGAAATGGTGATTTGGAAGAGGCAAGGCAGATGTTTGATGCAATGCCTGAAAGGAATGTGATTTCTGGGAATGCTATGATTTCTGGGTATGTTGAGGATTGTAACATGGATGAAGCTAGGCTTTTGTTTGATGGGATGGAGGTTAAGAATGTTGTTACTTGGACTAGTATGATAGCAGGATATTGTCGGACAGGAAAAATAGCTGAAGCATATTCATTTTTTCAGAGAATGCCTGAGAAGAACGTGGTTTCTTGGACTGCAATGATTGGTGGGTTCACTTGGAATGACTTCTATGCAGATGCCTTGTCACTTTTTCTTAAAATGAAGAGGAACCAGAACATAAAACCGAATGGTGAAACCTTTGTATCACTTATTTATGCTTGTGCTGGAATGAAGTTCCCATTCCTTGGCAAACAACTACACGCTCAGTTGATTGTTAGTGACATGGAGTGTGGTGACTATGATGGAAGGCTATCAAGGAGCCTCATTCACATGTACTCTTCATTCGGTAACATGGATTTCGCGTGCTATATACTAAACAGGAATTGCCATAAATGTATTGTCCAGTCATATAATTCTATGATCAATGGTTACATCCAGATTGGAAAATTGGAAGAAGCAGAGAATTTGTTTGACGTAATGCCAGTTCGGGACAAGGTATCATGGACTTCAATGGTTGATGGATATTTCAGTGTTGGTAAAGTATCAAAAGGCTGTTATCTTTTTAATAAAATGCCTGACAAAGACTCTATTGCATGGACAGTAATTATCTCGGGACATGTCCAGAATGAGCTTTTCCAGGAAGCAATCTCTTTGTTCAAGGAAATGTGCTATCACGGTTTTAACCCTTTAAATTCTACATTTTCTGTTCTTTTGGGAGCTTCTGGAGCATTGGCAGATATGGATAAAGGGAAACAGCTCCATTGCATGCTCATGAAAACACTAAACGAAAAAACTGATTTGATTATTTCCAATTCTTTGATATCCATGTATGCAAAGTGTGGGGTAATCGAGGATGCTTATAAAATCTTTTCAAGCATGGTGAACCGGGATTTGATATCCTGGAATTCCATGATCATGGGTTTTTCATATCACGGGCTAGCTAAAGAAAGCCTAATCGTTTTTGACGCCATGCTGGAATCTGGTGCTCTTCCTAATAACGTAACCTTTCTAGGCCTCCTATCAGCTTGCGGCCATGCAGGATTGGTCGATCGAGGATGGGAGTTGTTCGATTCAATGCGAAATGTATATGGAATCGAACCAGGTGTAGAGCATTATGTTTCCATGATTAATATCCTTGGCCGAGCAGGAAAAGTAAAGGAAGCTGAAGAGTTTGTTTTGAGACTACCCTTTGAGCCGGATCGCACTATTTGGGGTGCTTTGCTCGGTGTTTGTGGGATCGGTGAGAGAAATAACGAGGTGGCTTCTATGGCTGCGAAAAGTCTTCTTGAGCTAGATCCGATGAATGCCCCTGCACACGTGGCTCTCTGCAATATGTATGCTGCAAGTGGCCGACGTGTCGAAGAGGAAAATCTAAGGGAGGAGATGAGGATTAAGGATGTGAAGAAGAAGGTACCTGGGTTTAGTTGGATAACACTAAATGGGAGG TCTCTTCTTTTTCTTTCTGGGTTAGAACCTTCTTCTCTACATCGTCTGTTTTTCTTGTCGGAACAATCTCTCCCAGCGTGA